One part of the Neoarius graeffei isolate fNeoGra1 chromosome 2, fNeoGra1.pri, whole genome shotgun sequence genome encodes these proteins:
- the LOC132881485 gene encoding uncharacterized protein LOC132881485 isoform X1, which yields MTVKLTSFKSFRPDVVLFRSDMPHNVCVCQYHENMNLILQGLGRINTIPDNHKLFLRTLCCDTDNENCIFGKCETCQRKISTDSLAELVDDDELLSENAKWFKWIRTDEGKMAKVEETGTVNDALQLLADKLPAFKIHCFIKSKQAAEFVLAYSNPRPNHAVMQIDFSENAAIIEQDEVQSAHWSHIQVTIFTAVAWIMEDTKSYCITSDTQSHDKYTAAVFLNTLIDNLRAAMPGELTDLDIFSDGAGQHFKQKYMFLFISSLLESKGIRIHWHFFGTSHGKGAVDGIGGTVKRTVFSGVKSRRYHITNAEEYASCAKELLKSTTILHVSSAEINDMKPELDKLWGAAITVPGTHNVHCVRTISHGVVSVSNYSRQVGSTHCLLPQAAIDTQDTTFKPENNPSDETPIPDKTPIADETLIIEYVPSQSVPDPSSEEEKEAASFVVAGTGMLSTGRKLITGSLDRPCMSIRRTSQNGCSHSSSKLTKKQTVSRQQMTLTLLNLITF from the coding sequence ATGACTGTCAAACTGACGAGTTTCAAATCATTTCGGCCAGATGTGGTGCTGTTCAGAAGTGATATGCCGCACAATGTTTGCGTGTGCCAATATCATGAAAACATGAATCTTATACTCCAAGGACTCGGTCGAATAAATACCATTCCTGACAATCACAAACTTTTCCTTCGTACATTGTGCTGTGACACTGACAATGAGAACTGTATTTTTGGGAAGTGCGAAACTTGTCAGCGGAAGATAAGCACCGACTCATTAGCAGAACTGGTTGATGATGATGAACTGTTGTCCGAGAATGCCAAATGGTTCAAGTGGATTCGTACTGATGAAGGGAAGATGGCCAAAGTGGAAGAAACAGGAACCGTAAATGATGCATTGCAGTTACTTGCCGATAAGCTCCCCGCCTTCAAGATTCACTGCTTCATCAAAAGCAAGCAGGCTGCTGAGTTCGTGCTGGCCTATTCGAACCCTCGCCCCAACCACGCCGTAATGCAGATTGACTTTAGTGAAAATGCTGCGATAATCGAGCAGGATGAGGTACAGAGTGCGCACTGGAGTCACATCCAGGTGACAATCTTCACTGCTGTCGCATGGATCATGGAAGATACCAAGTCGTACTGCATTACATCTGACACCCAGTCACACGATAAATACACTGCTGCCGTCTTCTTGAACACTTTGATTGACAACCTGCGGGCGGCAATGCCCGGTGAACTTACAGATCTAGACATTTTCTCTGATGGTGCTGGTCAGCACTTCAAGCAGAAGTACATGTTCTTGTTCATCTCAAGTTTGCTGGAATCGAAAGGCATACGCATCCATTGGCACTTCTTTGGAACATCGCACGGAAAAGGAGCCGTTGATGGTATTGGCGGAACTGTCAAAAGAACTGTTTTTAGTGGTGTGAAGAGTCGCCGTTATCACATCACCAATGCAGAAGAATACGCATCTTGTGCCAAGGAGCTCCTGAAATCGACAACTATTCTTCATGTAAGCAGTGCTGAAATCAATGACATGAAGCCAGAGTTGGACAAACTGTGGGGTGCGGCGATCACAGTTCCCGGTACACACAACGTGCACTGTGTTCGAACAATAAGTCATGGAGTCGTGTCCGTGTCAAATTACTCCAGGCAGGTTGGGTCCACACATTGTCTCCTGCCTCAAGCTGCGATAGATACCCAAGACACTACATTCAAACCCGAGAACAACCCATCAGATGAGACTCCGATCCCAGATAAGACACCAATCGCAGATGAGACTCTGATCATCGAGTATGTGCCATCCCAGTCAGTTCCTGATCCCAGCAGCGAGGAAGAAAAAGAAGCTGCTTCGTTTGTCGTCGCTGGCACAGGTATGCTGTCTACTGGGAGAAAACTCATTACTGGTTCATTGGACAGGCCCTGCATGAGCATAAGAAGAACAAGTCAAAATGGGTGTTCTCATTCCTCGAGCAAGTTGACGAAGAAACAAACGGTTTCAAGACAACAAATGACATTGACTCTGCTAAACTTGATCACGTTCTAG